In Halopseudomonas nanhaiensis, a single window of DNA contains:
- a CDS encoding twin-arginine translocation signal domain-containing protein encodes MNRRRFLALSGAAIGAAAIGGTTAVFNNPYQYIPALLHEYIGRYTMDADEEKRFVDAFGEHYGLDTMLGFVGLHNLRRHTSMGTAYTHFITDLYERRLVADFLTSTDFLRNYEIHSVPDVKFIGFKMTCANPFARFA; translated from the coding sequence ATGAATCGACGCCGATTTCTTGCCCTGTCTGGCGCGGCCATTGGCGCTGCTGCGATCGGTGGCACCACCGCGGTATTCAACAACCCGTATCAGTACATCCCCGCGCTGCTTCATGAATACATAGGGCGGTATACGATGGACGCGGACGAGGAAAAGCGCTTCGTTGACGCCTTTGGCGAACACTACGGCCTGGACACCATGCTGGGCTTCGTCGGGTTGCACAATCTGCGCCGCCATACATCAATGGGAACAGCCTACACCCACTTCATAACAGACCTGTACGAGCGGCGGCTGGTCGCGGATTTTCTGACCTCCACCGACTTTCTTCGCAACTACGAAATACACAGTGTGCCGGATGTGAAATTCATCGGGTTCAAGATGACATGCGCCAATCCGTTCGCCCGGTTTGCTTAG
- a CDS encoding GMC oxidoreductase codes for MDTLGYTGDVITHVVFKSGGKQYRVNGDLFVLGANAIQSPAILLRSGIVHGETGLNLHEQIGASVEVFLDGLASLNGSSISTGLNYCFYDGEFRRERAATLTSFDNRWPYGLRTEPGKWHHLLPLTLVTEELPSLENKVTVDDATGKAVIHHTGPSTYAKLGLQYALDNLDGLLEPLPVEAVHFREWRITESHVQGTLRMGKNGDGSVIDHSLLHHRKRNLVVVGTSTFPSSSASNPSLTAAALSIRAAELLFA; via the coding sequence GTGGATACGCTCGGCTATACGGGTGACGTCATCACTCACGTGGTGTTCAAGTCAGGTGGCAAGCAATACCGGGTAAACGGCGATCTGTTCGTTTTGGGCGCGAACGCCATTCAATCGCCAGCAATCCTCTTGCGTTCGGGCATCGTCCACGGCGAAACGGGATTGAACCTGCACGAGCAGATAGGGGCGAGTGTCGAGGTCTTCCTGGATGGACTCGCCTCGCTGAATGGAAGCTCGATCAGCACAGGTCTGAATTATTGCTTTTACGACGGTGAGTTTCGTCGCGAGCGGGCCGCAACCCTGACCAGCTTTGATAACCGCTGGCCGTACGGCCTGCGTACAGAACCGGGGAAATGGCATCACCTTCTGCCGCTTACCCTGGTCACCGAGGAACTGCCCAGCCTGGAGAACAAGGTAACGGTCGACGATGCCACGGGCAAAGCGGTAATCCACCACACCGGCCCATCGACGTACGCCAAGCTAGGGCTGCAATACGCGCTCGACAACCTTGATGGACTGCTCGAGCCATTGCCGGTTGAAGCGGTGCATTTCCGCGAGTGGCGAATCACCGAATCCCATGTGCAAGGTACGCTGCGTATGGGCAAGAACGGTGATGGGTCGGTCATCGACCATAGCCTGCTTCACCACCGCAAGCGCAATCTGGTCGTGGTCGGTACCTCCACCTTCCCTTCCAGTTCAGCCAGCAACCCCAGCCTGACCGCCGCTGCCCTTTCCATTCGCGCAGCCGAACTGCTGTTCGCATAG